ACCACAGGCCGACAGCCCCGGCTCCGAAGGCAATCCCCGCCACACCCGTCGCGAGCGGTAGCAGCCACGGCCGCTTCCTCGTTCGATCGACCGCGGGTGAGTCACTGTCGGGTGCAAGATCGGCGGGGGCCGAGGCCATCGTGTCATCGGACATGCCCGGCAGCATCCCAGCGCCGCACAGGGCAGGCAGGGTAGTCGCCGAATCGTGATCCCACTCCAAACAGCAGAAAAGCCCCAAGCCGGCATCACGCCAGGCTCGGGGCCTTCACTGTTGCGCCGCCCGGGACACGACTTGGGAGAGGCACCCGGGCGGCAGTCTCACCTTGGCACGCACCGCGCCTTGCACGCCACGACCGCGTACCCGAGCCGGCCGCCTCCGAGCAGCAGATAAGCATGCCCTGCCGGCGCCAACTCCACCTCCGAGCCGCCGCACACCACGCAGGCCCGGCCGTGCACCTGGGCGTCGTTCATCAGCAGCTGCTGCAGACCGCCGACGGGCGGCTGCCACTCGTACCAGTTCGATCCGCGGACATGCCGCAGCGCCCGCGAGAGCAGCCCGGCGTCAACCAGGGCACCGGGCTGGTCCGGGTCCGGCGGCGCCAGCCAGTACGGACCGGGCGGGCCGACCTTCGTCGGGCCCGGCACCGCGACGAAGCAGGCCGCCTGCAGGTGCCGCACCGGAGCGCCGTCGTCGACGTCCAGCACCGAGCCGGCCGCAACGAGAAAGTACAGGCGCGGGTACCGGTCGACGCACCAGATGACCGGGCCGGGCTGTCGACCGGTGCGGGCGTCCAACACGGACAAGGCGGCGATCCCTACGTGCTGAGCTACGGCAACGGCGTCCCAGTGCACCCCGGCCGGGACGACAGCCACCGTGTCGTCCTCGGGCAGCCAGGCGGGCAGGTGCGGGCGGTCGGTGCCGGCGGCGTGCATCGAGGTCTCCTGACTCGTGGGGTCAGAAGGATGATCGGCACCGCCGCAGGTGCGAACTCATACACAGCTCTTACAGGCCGAGCCAGCTCGCGTAGGCGGTCACGGCGTCCGACGGCGAGCGCTGCACCCGGAGCACGCCGGTCAGCGTCTCGCGGACGACGAAGCTGTGCCGGGCCTGCTGAGCAGCGAGCTGCCGGGCGGCCAGCAGGCTCTGAAAGGCGGCCTGAGCTTTGCCCGTCCACAGCTGCGCGCGGGCCACCTCGGCGTGGTGGTGGGCGGCACGGGAGGCAGGCCAGCTGGCCGGGACGCGGATGCCTCGGGCGACCTCCAAGGCCTCGCCGTACAGGTTCTGGTCGATCAGTGCCGACGCCTCGTGGACGCGGACGTTGGTCGGGCCGAAGCTCAGCCACAGCAGGTCGGGAACTTCGCCGGTGCCCTCGGCGATGCGATCAGCCTCGGCAATGCGGTCGCGCACGGTGTCCCGGTCCTGGGCGCGGGCAGCGATGACAGCCGCCGCCAGGTGGACCTGTCCCGTTACGGCGTCCCGGGTGACCCCGGGGTCGGCCTGGTCGGCGGTGCGGTGGGCGAGCTCGGCGATCCGCAGCCCAGTCTTGTACTGGCCAGCCCGCAGAGCAGACAGCGACCTGTTGTACAGCCCGACCGCGGCCAGCGGCGCGTCCGACGCATGCTCGGCAGCCCAGCCCAGTCGACCGAGGGCGATCGTCGCGAGGTCGGGGAAGCCCAACTTGGACGCGACGTCGTATGCGCTCCGGTACGAGCTCGCGAGGACCTGCCAGGCCCGGCGCTCCCCGGTGCTGTGCGCGGCCGTCGTCGCCTCGGTGATGACCGCGGGAAGCTCAGCCGCGGCGGCCCGGAGGTCAGTCGCGCGGATCAGCCTGCAGACCCGTTCAGCGTGCGCGTCCAGCTCCGCGAGCGGCCGGGGCCGGACGTCCGGGTCAGCGCCGAGGTCGAACAGGTCGAGGGCCTCGCGCAGGGGCTGGACCAGGCTGTCGAGCTGGTCTCGCCGCAGCTGCTCCAGGTAGGGCTGTCCGGTCAGGTCGGTGACCGGCACGGACAGGGCGCGGGCGATCGCGGCGAGCACGGTCGGGCTGGCCTGCCGGCGGCCCTGTTCGATCATCGAGACGTGGGCCAGTGAGACCTGCGCGGCGGCGGCCAGGCCGGCCTGCGTGGTGTGCCGCAGCTTTCGGATGCGGGCCATCCGGGTGCCCACGGTCTCTTCGGAGAACTCCTGCGGCATGGCTGCTCCCGACGCAGATCAGACGACGGGTCAGACGCTACGCCCGGAGGGTTCACCTGGTGGCCGCTTTCTGCGGCTTGCCACCTGCCAGGGGCGCCGGGTTGCATGGGCGGCATGTCCGCTCCCGTGCTGTACCTGCTCGGCTCCGCCGCCCCGCCTGTCCTGGACGCTGCGAAGGCCGTCCGCCTTGGCCAGGAGCTCGGCTGGGACGTGGTGCTCGGCCTGACCCCGACGGCGGCGGACTGGCTGCGCGAGGACCTGGCCGAGCTGGAGAAGCTGACCGGGCACCCGGTGAAGCACCGGTACCGGCGTCCCGGCGACGCGGACCCGCTGCCGCCAGCCGACACGATCCTGTTCGCCCCGGCGACGCTGAACTCGATCAACTGCCTGGCGCTCGGGATTACCGGATCATGGGCGGTGGGCTTCGCGGCCGAGGCGATCGGCAAGCGGATCCCGATGGCTGTGATGCCCTGCACGAACACCGCGCTGACCGCGCACCCTCAGTTCGACCGGTCCGTGGAAGCGATGCGGGGCGCTGGCGTCCACGTTCTGCTCGGTGAGGGCTTCTATGTACCGAACGAGCCAGGCCAGGGCAATCCAGCGAAATATCCATGGTTGGCTGCACTGCAATCGCTCACGAAGCCGGTACAGCTCGCCCACGGTGGGACACCCTGTCGGTGATGCCCGACGCTGGCCGCCTCTGCAGCAACATCTCGCCGCGCCCGACCGGGCATCCCTGGCGTCTGGGTGGCGCCTGTTGCTGCTGTCCCCGGCCGAGTTTGAGTGCCTCCGCTTAGCACCGAGACGCGAAACCGGATGCCGTGCCTGGTTTGGCATTGCGAATGCCGCTACAGAGCGTGATGCCAGTTGGGCGGGTCGCGATCACCGCCGCCTGATTCTATTGTCGAACCAGGGAGGCCTCGCGAAGGTCGGTGATCCACATGTCCCTGCCTTCACCGGAAGCATTGGGCAGCACCTTCTACTGGTTATACCGGCACGGGGCATGGCTCGCGTTGGGCTTGATCATCATATTCGCGGTGTACTGGGGGGAGGCCGGCTGGTCGAACGCGTGGGACACCCTTGCGGGGAATACGTCTCCGCGCAATCGGCCGTACCCCTGGTGCAGCTGGCCGCTGGCCGTTGCCGGCTGGCTGGTTGTGCCCGCATTCGTTGGTGGTGTGGTGGGCTATGCGATCGGCAAGCAGGCTGAGACTGACACCCACGACGACCTCGACATGGCCGAGATCGAGGACCTGCAGGAGCAGCGGGTCCGCGCAGTGTACGGAGAAGCCCCAGACCCACCGGCTGAGGCCGGAGGGGATCTGAACCGAGGCGGAGCGACTAGCCGACTTGTCATGCCGGCGATCATCGGGGCTGCCGCTGGCTATGTGGCTGGCAGGCGAGTAGTCACGTCGAGACTTTCGGTGGCCGACTACATCGACAAGCGGGTCACACGCCTACTCTTGCAGCTCGGGAGGGGTCGCCATGGTGACGTCCCTTGATCAGCTTCATGACCGCGGCGGCGACGATGCCGATTTCTCGATGATCTTCATCATCGTTCACCACGGAAATAAAAAATGGGCAAGCGCTTGCTGGAAGGACCAAGTGAACGAGATCCTTAGTCGTGCCCACGAGGTCCGGCAGCGACCATTCCTCCAGCGAGGGGTGTATGCAGAACGGAGAGCCCAGGCGACGCTCTTGGCCTGGACAGCCCATGGAAAGTGCTGCGCCCCTAACCACCTGGGACGAGGGGAAGTGACATGAAAACCGACGAGCAGTACCTGCGCGAACTGATCATCTCGGGTGCGCCGTCCGACGCTAACCCGGCGGTGGTCGAGAAGTACGCGGCAGAGGTCGCCGAAGAGGTGCTCCGGGCCGAGGAAGAGGGCAAGCCTGTCGGGCCGGCCATCTACAAGGTCGCGGAGCACTACCCCGAGCTTCGCCGCCCGGAAGAAACGCCGCGTGACCTGCGTGAACGACTGGAGGATCGACCCCAAGAACGCGCACGGTAATCGGCGCGTTGCACCACCCCGTCCGAGCCGCAGCATGTGGGGGATGACTCGCGGACGGGTCGGTGGCACGTTCAGCGCCCCCAGCAACCGCCGGGCAGCAGAGGTCGCCGCGCGGGTGACCGGAGCACACGTGTGCCCCGCCG
This genomic window from Streptomyces sp. TLI_235 contains:
- a CDS encoding flavoprotein, with product MGGMSAPVLYLLGSAAPPVLDAAKAVRLGQELGWDVVLGLTPTAADWLREDLAELEKLTGHPVKHRYRRPGDADPLPPADTILFAPATLNSINCLALGITGSWAVGFAAEAIGKRIPMAVMPCTNTALTAHPQFDRSVEAMRGAGVHVLLGEGFYVPNEPGQGNPAKYPWLAALQSLTKPVQLAHGGTPCR
- a CDS encoding transcriptional regulator with XRE-family HTH domain; this translates as MPQEFSEETVGTRMARIRKLRHTTQAGLAAAAQVSLAHVSMIEQGRRQASPTVLAAIARALSVPVTDLTGQPYLEQLRRDQLDSLVQPLREALDLFDLGADPDVRPRPLAELDAHAERVCRLIRATDLRAAAAELPAVITEATTAAHSTGERRAWQVLASSYRSAYDVASKLGFPDLATIALGRLGWAAEHASDAPLAAVGLYNRSLSALRAGQYKTGLRIAELAHRTADQADPGVTRDAVTGQVHLAAAVIAARAQDRDTVRDRIAEADRIAEGTGEVPDLLWLSFGPTNVRVHEASALIDQNLYGEALEVARGIRVPASWPASRAAHHHAEVARAQLWTGKAQAAFQSLLAARQLAAQQARHSFVVRETLTGVLRVQRSPSDAVTAYASWLGL